The Pantoea phytobeneficialis genome has a segment encoding these proteins:
- a CDS encoding DUF2291 family protein, which translates to MYRRLWLLLPVVILSGCRIVSQQELADLKNPPNPQMANIPQTWQQKLVPQVAHEAKPLAQLMKELQSAKDFDAACKTYGYRSQEENPCVFSVSVQGEVTAVNTTSRSGKMTVKDSSGEEVTVQMGPIIRGTALRDVYKGASYQDFNDQVLFGDYGRAINQQASNMMQGFKPQVGDKVALAGVFSSWDIPQQAPDITPAQITRQ; encoded by the coding sequence ATGTACAGACGACTCTGGCTACTGCTTCCTGTCGTGATCCTCAGCGGTTGCCGCATTGTGTCGCAGCAGGAGCTGGCCGACCTGAAAAATCCCCCCAATCCGCAGATGGCGAATATCCCACAAACGTGGCAGCAGAAGCTGGTGCCACAGGTGGCGCATGAGGCTAAGCCCCTTGCGCAATTGATGAAAGAATTGCAGTCGGCGAAGGATTTTGACGCTGCCTGTAAAACTTATGGTTATCGCAGCCAGGAAGAGAACCCCTGTGTATTCAGCGTCAGCGTACAGGGGGAGGTGACGGCGGTGAACACCACCTCGCGCAGTGGAAAAATGACGGTGAAAGACAGTTCCGGTGAAGAGGTCACGGTGCAGATGGGGCCGATTATTCGCGGCACCGCCTTGCGTGATGTGTATAAAGGCGCCAGCTATCAGGATTTCAATGATCAGGTGCTGTTTGGTGACTATGGACGGGCCATCAACCAGCAGGCCTCGAACATGATGCAGGGGTTTAAACCGCAGGTGGGCGATAAAGTGGCGCTGGCTGGCGTGTTCAGCAGCTGGGATATTCCGCAACAGGCCCCGGATATCACCCCGGCGCAAATCACCCGGCAATAA
- a CDS encoding sugar ABC transporter ATP-binding protein, with translation MQNLQPAEQSDVIIETRNVSRIYPGVTALDQVNYRVYRNKVNVLIGENGAGKSTMMKMLAGVETPSSGEILLDGQPVSLHSTHQAEQHGISIIFQELNLFPNMNVMDNIFIANEFLQRGVINEKYQYALAKSLLERLELDVDPYAPLGELGIGHQQLVEIARALSKDTRVLIMDEPTSALSQSEVKVLFNVIEQLKRRGVTIIYISHRLEELMEIGDHITIFRDGRFISEREVRDASIPWIIEQMVGDKKKHFDYQPAPQGDTVLNVSGLTALHQNGGYKLNDVSFSLRKGEVIGIYGLLGAGRTELFKGLIGMMHCQSGSVSLNGEILDRQNFQQRLKKGITLVPEDRQTEGVVQLMSITANMTLTELSLRGFRRALRLLSPQKEQRRVDEMIGHLAIKVSDPELPITSLSGGNQQKVVLGKALMTGPQVVLLDEPTRGIDVGAKTDVYHLIGNLAQQGLAVMFSSSELDEVMALADRILVMADGRITADLPRREATREALISASTPHD, from the coding sequence ATGCAAAATCTTCAGCCCGCCGAACAGTCGGATGTGATTATCGAAACCCGTAATGTTTCGCGCATTTATCCAGGCGTCACCGCCCTGGACCAGGTCAATTATCGCGTTTATCGCAATAAGGTGAACGTGTTAATTGGCGAAAACGGGGCGGGTAAATCCACCATGATGAAAATGCTGGCGGGGGTGGAAACACCCTCCTCTGGCGAAATCTTGCTGGATGGTCAACCGGTTTCGCTGCACTCCACCCATCAGGCCGAACAACACGGCATCAGCATTATCTTTCAGGAGCTGAACCTGTTCCCGAATATGAATGTGATGGACAACATCTTTATCGCCAACGAGTTTCTCCAGCGTGGGGTGATCAACGAAAAATATCAGTACGCGCTGGCGAAATCGCTGCTGGAGCGGCTGGAGCTGGATGTCGATCCCTATGCCCCATTGGGGGAACTGGGCATTGGGCATCAGCAGTTGGTGGAGATTGCCCGTGCACTGTCGAAAGATACGCGGGTGCTGATTATGGATGAGCCGACCAGCGCGCTCAGTCAGTCGGAAGTGAAGGTGCTGTTCAACGTGATTGAACAGCTGAAGCGACGCGGTGTGACCATCATCTATATCTCACATCGGCTGGAGGAGCTGATGGAGATTGGCGACCATATCACCATTTTTCGTGATGGGCGTTTTATCAGCGAGCGTGAAGTTCGTGATGCGTCAATCCCGTGGATCATCGAGCAGATGGTGGGTGATAAGAAAAAGCATTTTGATTACCAGCCAGCCCCCCAGGGCGACACGGTACTGAATGTTAGCGGTTTGACGGCGCTGCATCAGAACGGTGGCTACAAGCTGAACGACGTCTCATTTTCGCTACGTAAAGGTGAGGTGATCGGTATCTACGGTCTGCTGGGCGCCGGGCGCACCGAATTGTTTAAGGGGCTGATTGGCATGATGCATTGCCAGTCGGGTAGCGTCAGCCTGAACGGGGAAATCCTCGACCGGCAAAATTTCCAGCAGCGGCTGAAAAAAGGCATCACCCTGGTGCCGGAAGATCGCCAGACCGAAGGTGTGGTGCAACTGATGTCGATCACCGCCAACATGACGCTGACGGAACTCAGCCTGCGCGGTTTTCGTCGTGCGCTGCGTCTGCTCAGCCCGCAAAAGGAGCAGCGGCGGGTGGATGAAATGATCGGCCATCTGGCGATTAAAGTCAGCGACCCCGAACTGCCAATTACCTCACTCAGCGGCGGTAACCAGCAGAAAGTGGTACTGGGCAAAGCATTGATGACCGGTCCCCAGGTGGTGCTGTTGGATGAACCGACACGCGGCATTGATGTTGGGGCAAAAACCGATGTGTACCACCTGATTGGCAACCTGGCGCAGCAAGGGCTGGCGGTGATGTTCTCCTCTTCCGAACTGGATGAGGTGATGGCGCTGGCAGACCGCATTCTGGTGATGGCCGATGGCCGCATCACCGCCGATCTGCCACGACGTGAAGCGACCAGGGAAGCCCTGATCAGCGCTTCGACACCGCATGACTGA
- a CDS encoding ABC transporter permease, with product MNQKYLLYMYLLKARTFIALLIVISFFSLMVPNFLTTSNLLIMTQHVAITGLLAIGMTLVILTGGIDLSVGAVAGICGMVAGALLTNGLPLWGGNVMFFNVPEVILVVALFGVLLGLINGTVVTRLGVAPFICTLGMMYVARGSALLFNDGSTYANLVGMPALGNTGFALLGSGTVLGIYIPIWLMVGFLLLGLYLTRKTPLGRYIYATGGNESAARLAGVPIIKVKVFVYAFSGLCAALVGLVVASQLQTAHPMTGNMFEMDAIGATVLGGTALAGGRGRVSGSIIGAFVIVFLADGMVMMGVSDFWQMVIKGLVIVTAVVIDQFQQKLQSKVVLLRRHEKKQQSAALSEVTHG from the coding sequence ATGAATCAGAAATATTTGCTTTATATGTATCTGCTGAAGGCGCGTACCTTTATTGCCTTATTAATTGTCATCAGCTTTTTCAGCCTGATGGTGCCGAACTTTCTGACCACCTCCAACCTGCTGATCATGACCCAACATGTGGCGATTACCGGTTTATTGGCCATCGGCATGACGCTGGTGATCCTGACGGGGGGTATCGATCTGTCGGTGGGGGCGGTCGCCGGGATTTGTGGCATGGTGGCCGGGGCGTTACTCACTAATGGCCTGCCATTGTGGGGCGGCAACGTGATGTTCTTCAACGTACCGGAGGTGATTCTGGTGGTGGCGCTGTTTGGCGTGCTGCTGGGATTGATAAATGGCACGGTCGTGACGCGTCTGGGTGTGGCTCCCTTTATCTGCACCCTCGGCATGATGTATGTCGCACGCGGATCGGCGTTGTTGTTCAACGACGGCAGCACTTACGCCAATCTGGTGGGGATGCCCGCGTTAGGTAATACCGGTTTTGCGTTGCTCGGTTCCGGCACGGTGTTGGGTATTTACATCCCTATCTGGCTGATGGTGGGCTTTCTGCTGCTTGGCCTCTATCTGACTCGCAAGACCCCCCTTGGGCGCTATATCTATGCCACTGGCGGCAACGAATCCGCTGCACGCCTGGCGGGTGTGCCGATCATTAAAGTAAAGGTGTTTGTTTACGCTTTCTCCGGCCTGTGTGCGGCGCTGGTGGGATTGGTGGTGGCTTCACAGCTGCAAACCGCACATCCGATGACCGGCAATATGTTTGAGATGGATGCGATTGGTGCCACGGTGTTGGGGGGAACGGCGCTGGCGGGGGGGCGTGGCCGGGTATCTGGCTCGATTATCGGGGCATTTGTCATCGTATTTCTGGCCGATGGCATGGTGATGATGGGGGTCAGTGATTTCTGGCAAATGGTGATCAAAGGCCTGGTGATTGTCACGGCGGTGGTGATTGATCAGTTCCAGCAAAAATTACAAAGCAAGGTGGTGCTGCTGCGCAGGCATGAAAAAAAGCAGCAATCAGCCGCCCTGTCTGAAGTCACACACGGATAA
- a CDS encoding glucose 1-dehydrogenase gives MTRDFSGKTVVITGACRGIGAGIAARFARDGARLVMVSNAERVFATAKQLTQQYGSEILALQVDVTDEAQVQQLYQQAAERFGSIDVSIQNAGVITIDRFDTMPKSDFEKILAVNTTGVWLCCREAAKYMVKQGGGSLINTSSGQGRQGFIYTPHYAASKMGVIGITQSLALELAPWHITVNAFCPGIIESEMWDYNDRVWGEILSNERKQYGKGELMAEWVENIPLKRAGQPEDVAGLVAFLASDDARYITGQTINVDGGLIFS, from the coding sequence ATGACGCGCGATTTTAGTGGAAAGACAGTGGTGATTACCGGTGCCTGTCGTGGCATTGGTGCGGGCATTGCCGCGCGATTTGCGCGCGACGGTGCGCGGCTGGTCATGGTGTCGAATGCAGAACGGGTGTTTGCCACGGCGAAGCAGTTAACGCAGCAGTACGGTAGCGAGATCCTGGCACTTCAGGTGGACGTCACTGACGAGGCGCAGGTACAACAGCTTTATCAGCAGGCGGCAGAACGCTTTGGCAGTATTGATGTATCCATTCAGAATGCGGGTGTCATCACCATTGATCGCTTTGACACCATGCCTAAAAGTGATTTCGAAAAGATTTTGGCGGTGAATACGACCGGCGTTTGGTTGTGCTGTCGCGAGGCCGCGAAATATATGGTGAAGCAGGGGGGCGGTAGTTTGATCAACACCTCATCCGGCCAGGGGCGACAGGGGTTTATCTACACCCCGCATTATGCCGCCAGCAAGATGGGGGTGATAGGTATCACGCAAAGTCTGGCGCTGGAACTGGCACCCTGGCACATCACCGTTAACGCTTTTTGTCCGGGCATCATTGAAAGCGAGATGTGGGATTACAACGACCGGGTGTGGGGCGAAATCCTCAGCAATGAAAGGAAACAATACGGTAAAGGCGAGTTGATGGCCGAATGGGTGGAGAATATTCCGCTGAAGCGTGCCGGGCAACCGGAGGATGTCGCCGGGCTGGTGGCCTTTCTCGCGTCTGATGATGCGCGCTACATCACCGGGCAAACCATTAACGTCGATGGCGGTTTGATTTTTTCTTAA
- a CDS encoding YchO/YchP family invasin, giving the protein MLPAVLLSLSQRFVLGAIALLSVMPAVQAFTREAAISDTPFSDATRFQKMAAALPALGYQSDSSNFSQRLADMAKSIGEASESSSDTTFGHQAGIWAFNHFREEVAQRVSSEGESLLSPYGNAQIDFAVDMNGSFTGSGAELLTPWADRNRYLTFSQLGFHQTDDGLVGNAGLGQRWVAGNWLLGYNAFVDHMFTSRLQRGSLGTEAWADYLRFSANYYYPLSGWHNGDSTQQQRMARGYDFTTQGYLPFYRQLGVSVSWEQYLGQDVDLFNSGTLYHNPSALTFGLSYTPVPLVTVSASHKTSSEGESQDQFGLRLNYRFGVALSQQLSADNVAAARSLRGSRYDTVTRNYTPVLEYRQRKTLTVFLATPPWQLNAGESLPLKLQIRAANAITGVSWQGDTQALSLTPPANNQDPQGWSIIMPAWDSTPGASNSYRLAVTLADSKQQRVTSNWITLQVEQPFEMESASDNRFDLLEP; this is encoded by the coding sequence ATGCTACCTGCTGTTTTATTGTCCTTATCCCAACGTTTCGTCCTCGGTGCGATAGCACTGCTCTCCGTGATGCCTGCCGTTCAGGCGTTCACCCGCGAGGCTGCGATCTCTGACACGCCATTCAGCGATGCAACGCGTTTTCAAAAAATGGCCGCGGCACTCCCCGCGCTGGGTTACCAAAGCGACAGCAGCAATTTCTCCCAAAGGCTGGCCGATATGGCCAAAAGCATTGGTGAAGCCAGTGAAAGTAGCAGCGACACGACCTTTGGTCATCAGGCCGGGATCTGGGCGTTTAATCATTTTCGTGAAGAGGTGGCACAGCGGGTGTCGAGCGAAGGGGAGTCGTTACTTTCCCCCTATGGCAACGCGCAAATCGATTTTGCTGTTGATATGAACGGCAGTTTCACCGGGAGTGGGGCTGAATTGCTCACCCCGTGGGCTGACCGCAATCGCTACCTTACCTTCAGCCAACTGGGATTTCATCAAACCGATGATGGGTTGGTGGGTAATGCCGGGCTGGGCCAGCGTTGGGTTGCCGGTAACTGGCTGCTGGGTTACAACGCCTTTGTTGACCATATGTTTACCAGTCGCTTGCAGCGCGGCTCCCTGGGCACCGAGGCCTGGGCGGATTATCTGCGTTTTTCAGCCAATTACTATTATCCGTTATCCGGCTGGCATAATGGCGACTCCACGCAGCAACAGCGTATGGCTCGCGGCTATGATTTCACCACTCAGGGTTATCTGCCATTTTATCGCCAGCTGGGCGTTTCCGTCAGTTGGGAGCAGTATCTGGGGCAGGATGTTGATCTGTTTAATTCCGGTACCCTTTATCACAATCCATCGGCGCTTACCTTCGGGTTGTCCTACACCCCGGTGCCGCTGGTCACCGTTTCCGCCAGCCACAAAACCAGCAGTGAAGGGGAGAGCCAGGATCAGTTCGGACTGCGCCTCAACTATCGCTTTGGTGTGGCATTAAGTCAGCAACTGAGCGCCGATAACGTGGCGGCAGCCCGCTCACTGCGCGGCAGTCGCTATGATACGGTGACGCGCAACTACACGCCGGTGTTGGAATATCGCCAGCGCAAAACGTTGACGGTTTTTCTCGCGACGCCACCGTGGCAATTGAATGCGGGGGAAAGCCTGCCATTGAAACTGCAAATTCGCGCTGCCAATGCCATTACGGGAGTGAGCTGGCAGGGTGATACTCAGGCGCTGAGCCTGACGCCACCTGCCAATAATCAGGATCCCCAGGGCTGGAGCATTATTATGCCTGCATGGGATAGCACGCCGGGTGCCAGCAACAGCTATCGCCTCGCGGTTACGTTAGCAGACAGCAAGCAACAGCGTGTGACGTCAAACTGGATTACCTTGCAGGTTGAGCAACCGTTTGAAATGGAGTCGGCGAGCGATAACCGGTTTGACCTGTTGGAGCCGTAG
- a CDS encoding porin: MMKRTLLAAVMPLLLGLSTAQAAEIYNKDGNKLDLVGKINVSHLFSDDSSNDGETSSYTRLGFKGETKITDQLTGYGFWQYQYSLSRSEGGSDSQTGNRTRLGYAGLKYGEFGSLDYGRNYGLVYDALGYTDMLPFFGGDSGYTDAFLSGRSTGVLTWRNKDFFGLVKGWNIAAQYEGKNDRTSYSDIAVRRSNGDGFALSTSYDFDFGLSVVGSYASLDRTETQNAATRGHGDKAQHWATAIKYDANQIYLATMYGQTMNATPISGGFANKAVNFEAVAQYQFLNGFRPSVAYVSSKGKDIESIGDADIVKYTSIGATYYFNKNMSTYAEYRINLLKDNNPLGLATDDITVVGLVYQF; this comes from the coding sequence ATGATGAAGCGCACTTTACTGGCAGCAGTAATGCCGTTACTGCTGGGACTTTCTACGGCTCAGGCCGCCGAAATCTATAACAAAGATGGCAACAAACTCGACCTGGTCGGCAAAATTAACGTTTCACACCTGTTTTCCGATGACAGCAGCAACGATGGTGAAACGTCCTCTTACACCCGTCTGGGCTTCAAAGGCGAAACCAAAATCACTGACCAGCTGACCGGCTATGGTTTCTGGCAGTACCAGTACAGCCTGAGCCGCTCTGAAGGTGGTTCTGATTCACAAACCGGTAACCGTACCCGTCTGGGCTACGCCGGTCTGAAATACGGTGAGTTCGGTTCACTGGATTACGGCCGCAACTATGGGCTGGTTTACGATGCTCTGGGCTACACCGACATGCTGCCATTCTTCGGCGGTGACTCTGGTTACACTGACGCCTTCCTGTCTGGCCGTTCAACTGGCGTGCTGACCTGGCGTAACAAAGATTTCTTCGGTCTGGTGAAAGGCTGGAATATTGCTGCGCAGTACGAAGGCAAAAACGACCGCACCAGCTACTCCGACATCGCAGTACGTCGTTCTAACGGCGACGGTTTCGCCCTGTCGACCTCGTACGATTTCGACTTCGGTCTGAGCGTGGTGGGTAGTTACGCCAGCCTGGATCGTACTGAAACCCAGAACGCCGCCACCCGTGGTCACGGTGACAAAGCGCAGCACTGGGCTACCGCAATCAAATATGATGCTAACCAGATTTACCTGGCGACCATGTATGGTCAGACCATGAACGCTACGCCGATCTCTGGTGGCTTTGCTAACAAAGCTGTCAACTTCGAAGCCGTTGCGCAGTACCAGTTCCTGAACGGTTTCCGTCCGTCTGTGGCTTATGTCTCTTCCAAAGGTAAAGACATTGAAAGCATCGGTGATGCGGATATCGTGAAGTACACCTCAATTGGTGCCACTTACTACTTCAACAAAAACATGTCCACTTATGCGGAATACCGCATCAACCTGTTGAAGGACAACAACCCGCTGGGTCTGGCGACCGACGACATCACTGTTGTGGGTCTGGTGTACCAGTTCTAA
- a CDS encoding aspartate aminotransferase family protein, whose product MSLQVSRHDFDQWMMPVYAPAAFVPVRAEGSTLWDQQGKDYIDFAGGIAVNALGHAHPALQQALQEQASKLWHTGNGYTNEPILRLAKQLIDATFADRVFFCNSGAEANEAALKLARKVAHDRFGAEKSGIVAFNNAFHGRTLFTVTAGGQPAYSRDFAPLPPDIQHAPFNDLEAAAAMINDHTCAVIVEPIQGEGGVVPADPAFLRGLRALCDKHHAVLIFDEVQSGMGRTGSLYAYMHYGVTPDVLTTAKALGGGFPIGAMLTREDLALVMGVGTHGTTYGGNPLAGAVGGKVVELINQPAFMAGVAERHQWFVTALEELNQRLPLFKEIRGLGLLIGAVLNDDFAGKAKQFNLAAAEEGVMVLIAGANVVRFAPALNISEQEAKEGLARFARACERVLKGAAS is encoded by the coding sequence ATGTCACTGCAGGTTTCACGTCACGATTTCGATCAATGGATGATGCCGGTTTATGCACCCGCTGCGTTTGTACCGGTGCGTGCCGAAGGTTCAACGCTTTGGGATCAGCAGGGCAAAGATTACATCGATTTTGCCGGAGGAATTGCTGTCAATGCTCTCGGGCATGCGCATCCGGCGTTGCAACAGGCGTTGCAGGAACAGGCCAGCAAACTGTGGCATACCGGTAACGGTTACACCAATGAACCGATTTTGCGCCTGGCGAAGCAATTGATCGACGCGACTTTTGCAGACCGGGTGTTTTTCTGTAACTCCGGTGCCGAAGCCAACGAGGCGGCACTCAAGCTGGCACGCAAAGTGGCACATGATCGCTTTGGCGCGGAGAAAAGTGGCATCGTCGCCTTTAATAACGCCTTCCACGGACGCACGCTGTTTACCGTCACCGCCGGGGGACAGCCTGCGTATTCCCGCGATTTTGCCCCGTTACCGCCTGATATCCAGCATGCCCCTTTTAATGATCTGGAAGCTGCGGCAGCCATGATCAATGACCACACTTGCGCGGTGATTGTTGAACCGATTCAGGGCGAAGGTGGTGTGGTACCGGCTGACCCGGCTTTCCTGCGCGGTCTGCGCGCACTGTGTGATAAGCATCATGCAGTACTGATCTTTGATGAAGTGCAAAGTGGCATGGGGCGTACCGGTTCCCTGTATGCCTATATGCATTACGGCGTGACTCCGGATGTCCTCACCACCGCGAAAGCGCTGGGAGGTGGCTTCCCGATTGGTGCCATGCTGACACGCGAAGATCTGGCGCTGGTAATGGGTGTCGGTACGCACGGTACCACCTACGGCGGTAACCCGCTGGCTGGTGCTGTCGGTGGCAAAGTGGTGGAGTTGATAAACCAGCCTGCGTTTATGGCCGGGGTTGCGGAACGCCATCAGTGGTTCGTCACGGCGCTGGAGGAACTGAATCAGCGTCTGCCGTTATTTAAAGAGATTCGCGGTCTGGGTCTGCTGATTGGTGCCGTGCTGAATGATGATTTTGCTGGTAAAGCCAAGCAGTTTAACCTCGCTGCGGCGGAAGAGGGCGTGATGGTACTGATTGCCGGTGCCAACGTGGTGCGCTTTGCCCCGGCGTTGAATATCAGCGAACAGGAAGCCAAAGAAGGTTTGGCGCGTTTCGCCCGTGCCTGTGAACGCGTGCTCAAAGGAGCAGCATCATGA
- the astA gene encoding arginine N-succinyltransferase: MMVIRPVERDDLAQLLSLAGKTGGGLTSLPADSTTLQARIERSLQTWQGALPRAEQGYVFVLADSEDNRAVGICAIEVAVGLQDPWYNFRVGTQVHASKELNVYASLPTLSLSNDHTGSSELCTLFLDPDYRDGKNGYLLSKSRFLFMANFRDRFMKHVVAEMRGVSDDQGHSPFWDSVGSRFFSMEFSKADFLSGTGQKAFIAELMPKHPLYIHYLSEEAQKVIGVVHPKTAPARAVLEAEGFRYLNYVDIFDGGPTLECEIDRIRAIRKSQLLTAVAGEASEEWPLCLVANLDYQQFRVALLPVDIASGRVRLNDSQRDALSCAYGDNLRVVTLGREEKKA; the protein is encoded by the coding sequence ATGATGGTAATCCGCCCCGTCGAACGTGACGACCTTGCGCAGTTGCTGTCGCTGGCGGGCAAAACCGGTGGCGGCCTGACGTCGCTACCGGCGGATAGCACGACCTTGCAGGCGCGTATCGAACGTTCCTTGCAGACCTGGCAGGGGGCGCTGCCGCGTGCCGAGCAGGGGTATGTGTTTGTGCTGGCTGACAGCGAAGACAATCGTGCGGTGGGCATTTGTGCCATCGAAGTTGCGGTCGGTTTGCAGGATCCCTGGTACAACTTCCGTGTTGGCACTCAGGTGCATGCATCGAAAGAGCTGAATGTCTATGCCAGTCTGCCGACGCTGTCGCTGAGTAACGACCACACCGGCAGCAGTGAGTTGTGCACGCTGTTTCTCGATCCCGACTATCGCGATGGTAAGAATGGCTATCTGCTGTCCAAATCGCGTTTTTTGTTTATGGCTAATTTCCGCGATCGCTTTATGAAACATGTGGTTGCGGAGATGCGAGGCGTCAGCGATGACCAGGGCCATTCTCCTTTCTGGGACAGCGTTGGCAGTCGCTTCTTTTCGATGGAGTTCAGCAAGGCTGATTTCCTGAGTGGCACCGGTCAGAAAGCCTTTATCGCCGAACTGATGCCCAAACATCCGTTATATATCCATTACCTGAGTGAAGAAGCGCAAAAAGTGATTGGCGTGGTGCATCCGAAAACTGCGCCCGCCCGCGCAGTGCTGGAAGCCGAAGGGTTTCGTTACCTCAACTATGTCGACATTTTCGACGGCGGTCCGACGCTGGAGTGTGAAATTGACCGCATCCGCGCCATTCGTAAAAGTCAGTTGCTGACGGCGGTGGCCGGTGAAGCCAGTGAAGAGTGGCCGCTGTGTCTGGTGGCTAACCTCGATTATCAACAGTTTCGCGTGGCGCTGCTGCCGGTGGATATCGCTTCCGGTCGCGTGCGCCTCAACGACAGTCAGCGTGATGCGCTGAGCTGTGCTTATGGCGACAACCTGCGTGTGGTCACGTTGGGTCGCGAGGAGAAAAAAGCATGA
- the astD gene encoding succinylglutamate-semialdehyde dehydrogenase: MTHFINGQWLTGGAEAFSKQNPVSGETLWQGKSASASQVAAACEAARAAFPHWARKPFAERQALVEAFGRQLDAHKNELAETIARETGKPRWETLTEVQAMINKIAISIKAYHTRTGETAEGESSLRHRPHGVLAVFGPYNFPGHLPNGHIVPALLAGNCVVFKPSELTPMTAEKTVQLWQKAGIPAGVLGLVQGGRDTGQALAAETQIDGLLFTGSAATGYHLHRQFAGQPEKMLALEMGGNNALIVENPADIDGAVHIAIQSAFITAGQRCTCARRLLVKRGAAGDAFLQRLVEVSARLQPAAWNAEPQPFMGSVISPTAAGQIFAAWQKRVDLGGNVLLGMHWPDRDSAIITPGIIDMTEVRALPDEEVFGPLLQVVRYDNFEQAIRLANQTRYGLSCGLISPDRAQFDQLLLEARAGIVNWNKPLTGAASSAPFGGIGASGNHRASAWYAADYCAWPMASLESPSLDLPGTLSPGLDFSAAGAAK, encoded by the coding sequence ATGACGCATTTTATTAACGGTCAATGGCTGACCGGCGGCGCTGAAGCCTTTAGCAAACAAAATCCGGTCAGCGGTGAAACCCTGTGGCAGGGCAAATCCGCGTCAGCTTCACAGGTTGCTGCGGCCTGTGAAGCGGCGCGCGCCGCATTTCCACACTGGGCACGTAAGCCTTTTGCCGAGCGCCAGGCGTTGGTGGAAGCCTTTGGACGTCAGTTGGACGCGCATAAAAATGAACTGGCTGAGACGATCGCTCGTGAAACCGGTAAACCTCGTTGGGAAACGCTGACTGAAGTGCAGGCGATGATCAACAAAATCGCCATTTCGATAAAGGCATACCATACCCGCACCGGCGAAACGGCGGAGGGAGAAAGCTCGCTACGTCACCGGCCACACGGCGTGCTGGCGGTCTTCGGTCCGTATAACTTTCCGGGCCATCTACCGAACGGCCATATCGTACCTGCCTTGCTGGCGGGTAACTGCGTGGTGTTTAAACCAAGCGAACTCACGCCGATGACGGCGGAAAAAACCGTGCAACTGTGGCAAAAAGCCGGTATCCCCGCCGGGGTACTTGGCCTGGTACAGGGCGGTCGCGATACCGGCCAGGCGCTGGCGGCGGAAACCCAGATTGATGGCCTGCTGTTTACCGGCAGTGCGGCAACCGGTTATCACCTGCATCGGCAATTTGCCGGGCAGCCGGAAAAAATGCTGGCACTGGAGATGGGCGGCAACAACGCTTTGATCGTCGAAAATCCGGCGGATATTGATGGCGCGGTGCATATCGCTATCCAGTCAGCGTTTATTACTGCCGGGCAGCGCTGTACCTGTGCCCGTCGTTTGCTGGTGAAACGGGGGGCGGCGGGCGATGCCTTTTTACAGCGTCTGGTCGAGGTCAGTGCCCGCTTGCAACCTGCGGCCTGGAATGCCGAGCCTCAACCCTTTATGGGTAGCGTGATCTCCCCAACCGCTGCCGGGCAGATTTTTGCCGCCTGGCAAAAGCGTGTGGATTTGGGAGGCAACGTGTTGCTGGGGATGCACTGGCCCGATCGCGACAGCGCCATCATTACGCCGGGTATCATTGATATGACAGAGGTGCGTGCGTTACCGGATGAAGAAGTGTTCGGCCCGCTGTTGCAGGTGGTGCGCTATGACAACTTTGAACAGGCGATTCGCCTGGCGAATCAGACGCGCTATGGCCTCTCTTGTGGCTTGATTTCACCTGATCGCGCGCAGTTCGATCAGTTATTGCTGGAAGCCCGCGCGGGTATCGTTAACTGGAATAAACCGCTGACCGGCGCGGCCAGTTCCGCACCGTTTGGTGGCATTGGTGCCTCCGGTAACCATCGCGCCAGCGCCTGGTATGCGGCGGATTATTGTGCCTGGCCGATGGCCTCGCTGGAGAGCCCCAGTCTTGATCTGCCGGGCACGCTGTCGCCAGGTCTTGATTTCTCTGCGGCGGGGGCGGCGAAATGA